The following nucleotide sequence is from Leopardus geoffroyi isolate Oge1 chromosome A1, O.geoffroyi_Oge1_pat1.0, whole genome shotgun sequence.
TGAGACAGGTCCAGCGCCCAGCTGAGAGGTTTTATTCCCTGACACGCCTATTTGCACCCACTGTTCTTCACTCTGCTGAGATTAAGGAAAGTTGCTCTCATTTTCACAAATCCTTGGAGACCTCTCCTCTGTCACATCTCTGTCGCCAATGTCTGGCAATTAAATTCCAAGGGAAGGGAACCTCCTGCAAAGTACTCTGTGGATCTCAGGTGCTCCAACAAACAGACTCTGTCtcagggagaggtggagagaactGAGGAATGAGGGTAAGGTAAGGGACTTAAATTGTCTGAGCCCAAGTGTCCTTGCCTGTAAGAGGCATATAATAGTGTTCACAAAATGTTTGTAGTGAAATTAAAGTGAATAGACAATCTAAAGTTGCCTCCCCATGGTAGGTCCTAAGAATTGTAGTTACTATTAGAGTTGCTGCCCTCCATTCTCTTCAAGCCTGAAAACTGAGCAAATGACTTCTTGTGGTTTAGTCCAACTTCCAGAACCCAAacagtcctctctttttttccctgcatgcaacaaagaatattttttcccagaaaaagatAGTTTTATTACAAATGTGTACATAAGCTGTACAGAGTTTAAATGGATGGATAAAAATAACACCTATAACTTAAAtatagatatttgaaaatatattttcaaataaaaataaaattctggcaTTTATATTCCAAACATAACTTCCCATGGGAAAAGAGTGTACTGAGTTTTCCAGTTACAGAAACTGAAGTGATAAAAAGTGGCTAATTTTGCTGGAGGATTATATAGAGAGCACTTTCCTGTATATTTCTTATGTGCCAGACAATAAATGAGTCTTTACCCCTTTCCCCAAGAATCCCAAAgactttgcattttattctttaaagaatataaagactTCAATAAATCTGTGTAGGGTTCCTGGTCacaaaaataatctattaaaaaatgATCAGAAGACATGaacggacatttctccaaagaagacatacagatggcaaacagacacatgaaattaTGTTCATCATTACTTACcaatgggaaatgcaaatcaaaattataatgtgatatcatctcacatctgtcagaatggctaaaatcaccaatacaagaaacaacaggtgttggcgaggatgtggagataaaggaacactcttgcaccattggtgggaatacaaattggtgcaatcattctggaaaacagtaaggaggttcctcaaaaagttgaggagagcacttgttggcatgagcactgggtgttgtatgtaagtgatgaatcatgggcaTCTACTCCTGaggccaagagcacactgtatactaTGTAtattagctaatttgacaataaattcattgaaaaataagttaaaagtagaattaccttATGATTGAGCAACTGCAGCACTAGGTACCtgcccaaaaaatacaaaaatactaattcaaagggatacatgccccccaatgtttatattagcatatctacaatagccaagatatagaagcagcccaaatgtccatcgatagaggaatggataaagatgtggtatatataaatgaaattctattcagccataaaaaagaaagacatcttgccatttgcaattacattaatggagctagagaatataaagctaagtgaaataagtcagtcagagaaagacaaatatcatatgatttcactcatatgtggaatttaggaaattaaacaaacaagcaaaagaaaaaaacaaatcaagaaacagactcttagagaaatcaagaaacactcttaactatagggaacaagcTGATAGTtacgggggtggtggtggtggtggatgaaatagatgatggggattaaggagtgcacttgtgatgagcacagggtaatgtatggaagtgttgaattactatattgtacacctgaaactaatgtaacactgcacatgaactaactggaattaaaaacttaaaaagccaaaaacccccacttatatgttaaaaaaagtttcccagtTCCAGACGTCAAGGGGGAGCACTCTCTAAAGAGAGTTTTATAAGCTTGTTTTTCATCTAAGACACTAGTGTGAGACCTTATATAAATCAGAGACAAAtggtatctatatatacacatatggaaCATAGTATgttgcctggcatatagtaggttcTGAATTCAATGGTAGAGATTAGCAATAAGAGTTAAGAAATTAAGCTCAGGGCAGCCTCTGATAGAGAATAATTCCAGTTTTAAATAATAAGCGCTAATGATTCCAATGACTTACTTCTGCACAGTGCTTGAATTTACAAAGTCCTATATTCCAgtgtaatgtattttaaaagtgaaataactcaCAAAatattgggttaaaaaaaaagctggtttTTCACTAGACATAGAGAGGGTTTAGGGTTTAAAAAGACATCCCCAAGCCTTCAGGTGTTATGATCatcaccatttttatttcattttattaaacatttttaatgttcatttatttattttgagatacagagagagagagagagagagagagagagagagagatagcacagttggggagggcagagagagaatctcaagcacagagctggaggtggggcttgatctcatgaactagtgagatcatgacctgagctgatgatcaacagttggacacctaaccaactgagccatctaggtgacCCTGATCATCACTATTAATGAGGAAACAGAGCCTCACACAAAGATTATTTACCCGAATTTACAGAACAAGGAGATGACACTGCCAGACACAGGATGCCCTGTGTTGTGTTCAGTGCTGGCTGCTAATCCTGCAATGGTCCAGCCCCTTCCTTAGGGCCCTCATCACATCGCGGTTTCTCAAGCTGTAAATGAGGGGGTTGAGCATAGGAGTAAGGACTGTGTAGAAAATAGAGACCACCTTGTCATGACTAGGCACCCGGTAGCGCCGAGGCCTCAGGTAGATGAACATGGCTGCCCCGTAGAAGAGGGAGACAGCTGTTAGGTGAGAGGAACAGGTGGCCAGAGCCTTCTTGCCTGCCTGAGCAGAGCGCATGAGGAGCACAGCCCTCAGGATGAAAGCATAGGAGGCCACGGTGATTGAGAAGGGAAGAAACAGCATGAAGACACAGCAAGCATATATCACGTTCTCAAAAATGGATGTGTCTATACAGGCTAGTTTCAACAAGGAAAGCATCTCACAAAAGAAGTGGTTCACTTCTCTCAAGCCACAGTATGGGAAAGTCATTACTACCACCATCTGTATCACACCATCTATTATCCCAAAGGCCCAGGAGCTCCCAACAATTTGAAGACAGACCCTCTGACTCATGAGGACAGGATAGTGAAGTGGGTGGCTAATGGCTACATAGCGGTCATAAGCCATGAATCCCAGCAAGAACCCTTCAGATCCCACAAGACACACAAAGAGGCCAATTTGTATGCCACAACCCACAAAGGAGATGGACTTCCTGCCAGTCAGGAAATTGACCACCATCTTCGGCACATTGGTACAGACCAATATGAGGTCCATGAGGGAGAGCTGactgaggaagaagtacatgggtgtgtgAAGTTGAGGATCTCCatagatgaggaagaggaggaggacatTACCACAGAGGGCCACTGTGAAGACCACCATAACAACAGAGAAGAGGACAAGGTCAGTTGGACTGTGAGAAAAAATGCCCAAGAGGATGAAGTCATCTGTGGATGATTGATTCAACCATATCTCCATGGTTTAGTTGATGTTTCTGGTCACCTAACAGTGTGGACAAAAAATATTGGATTGACTGATATTTCTATATTACCTCTGCATTCTACATCTTCAACCACCTGTTTTGTTTGTAACTCATGAAACTTTAACAACATAAGCTTTGAGACATAGGAAGGACACTCCTTCATATTTCCATCTAACAGCAATAAAAGTCATCCTAGTTTATAGCGTGGACCAAGTATCTGTATTTGTGTATATCTTTACTAGGAAGAATTTATCATTTCTGCAAGCAAAATCTTGGCTTTATCATATGATACTGAATCTTTTATGATATCACACAGACTTGGTAAACTATCTCAAGCAGGACTGTACATCTCAGTCCAAAAGACcatttatatgcacaatggaaaaAGAATTGTATGAAGCTTGAGCTGCTCTTTAacctgtatatcttttttttttttatgttctgagAGTGTTATCAGTCTAGCCAATCtggtatatttataatattgataAAGGAAGTATCTTTCATGCCTCACATGAGAAGGAAGAGTTATAATTAGATGCCATTATTGTCAATTATTTTGGGGGTGACAGGAAAGTCATGAGGCCAATGTGGAAAAGCAACAGTTTGGTGCCCAAATCTATTAAGAACAGTGAGGCATTCAGTTatgctgagatttttaaaataatcccaGGATTCGGTTTCAATAAAAGTTGACTGATAAACAGGTAATATCTACTTACTTAAGTTATTTTTAGGAGATATCAAAGAGCCTTCTTTACAAGATATTTCTGACTAATACCTTGGACATGGCTTTTACTCATGGCCttataaaaattccaattaaGTTATTGGAGAATGTCAATTAAAATGGATTTCTCTTGATCTTTGGTCAatatttttcccctaaatatcTTACTAAGGAGCATAATAAGGAAACATGACCCAATTTTACATGAACAAAAGCCaagttaagaaataaaagctatGCATATTAAAACTCCCTTGAGTATAGTCACaatccaaggaaaataaaataataaatgattataaGTAATTAAATGGAAAACATCATACTATTCTGACACAactctttcttttattgttgtccTCACTTTCTCACCCAGTTGAACCTTGTCTTTTCCCTCAAAAACACTTCCAGTTTTTAGGCttctccttgttctctctctcatcagcttctttcttttctttgttttttaatataaaatttattgtcacatttgtttccatacaacacccagtgctcatcccaacaggtgccctcctcaatgcccatcacccaccctccctccctcccaccccatcaaccctcagtttattctcagtttttaggagtctctcatggtttggctctctccctctctaacttttttccctccccctcccccatggtcttctgttaagtttctcaggatccacataagagtgaaaacatttggtatctgtctttctctgtatggcttattttacttagcataacactctccagttccatccacgttgctacaaaaggccatatttcattctttctcattgccatgtagtattccattgtgtatataaaccacaatttctttatccattcatcagttgatggatatttaggctgtttccataatttggctattgttgaaagtgctgctataaacattgtgatAAAactgcccctatgcatcagtactcctgtatcccttgggtaaattcctagcagtgctattactgggtcatagggtagatctattgttaattttttgaggaacctccacactgttttccagagtgtcatcaACCTCTTTCTAATTTCACCTGTCCCCTATCCATTCAGTGCTGCCCTATCTGGAATGTTCATGGTTCTGCAAGTGACACAGCAGTGCAgtctttttccttaaatttgCATTAACTATATGTTAGCTAATGCAATTAGCCATTAGCTATGCAACAAATAGCTCCAAAATTtagcatttgaaataaaatgacaatcatttatcatcttacagtttctatgggtcaggaatgTGGATGAAGCTTAACTGAGTGTCTCTGGCATAAGGTCTCTCAGAGGGTTACTGTGAAGCTGTCAAACAAGCTGCAGTCCTCTCAGGGCTGGACTGATGAGGTTCCACTTTCAAGATCATTCATGTGGCTGTTTGCAGGCCTTGCTCCCTCTTCATGAGACTGCCTCACAGCACGGCAGCTGACTTCTCCCAAGGCAAGTGATCctggagagagtgagagcaaaaACCACCCTAGATAGAAGCCAGTCTTACAACCTAATACTGGAAGTGACATTCCATAAATTCAACTGAATTCTATTATTTAGAAGTGAATCACTGAATCCAGCCCACACTCACTGGGAGGAGAGCACAAGGGCACAAAAACCAGGAAAGAGGACCAATGGGACCATCTTAGAGGCTGTCTACCACATCCTTTCATATTTCATCTCAAATCCTgattattgatataaataaacCGGACTTTCACTATTTTATAAAGTGATCTTGTCATATCAGAAAGatggtgaaaaaaaggaaaggtggtGATTTGCAAGTTGCTTAGAAACAATGAATCAAACATGTTCAGTTTGTCAGTCCATCTCTCATCTGCTGAGAAGTGACAGGGCTCCCTTTCTGGTTCTAGTGACAGGAAATCCACAGTCAGTAAATATAAATTCAACTCATAccacaatataaatataaatataaatataaatataaatataaatataaatataaattcaactCATACCACAGTACTCCTGACCATTTTTTTATTTGGCCTCATGGTAAGATCCTGCACAAAGTTACAGTGAGATTGATTATTAAATAGACCCttttctacagatgaggaaaatgaggctctcTAGAGTTGGCTGGAGTGCCCAAGGTTACATGGTTGGTAAATACATGACCAAGACTTGAGAAGAGGCTTTTGGAACCAAAGTTCTGATACTTACCACATCAGGTTGTTTCTGGGCAAAAACTATTTTTAGAGGGCAAGCTACCTTATCTTAGAGAAATTCTCAGTTAAGAACTTCCAGTTTCCTTTATGTAATTCTTGGATCACTGCACAGCCTTCTGATCCATAATCTAGACTCTTAAAACTTGGAAATCCTTTTACTAAACGGCTGTTGTGATTTCTTATAAGATATAACACTTATCACGATGAATACCTGATCATGTTAAGTGCTTGCCTTATGAATtgattaatttaaatgaaattcctGAAGCCAGATGAAAATTGTAATTACATTTCTGACCTTGTGGAACTCAAGGAAAGACTTGGGAGTGATTACCATAAGGCTTAAGGAGAGGAGAATGAAAATCCATTGACTTAGCTGTCTCTCCAAATGACACCAAAATCATTGGATTGCAGACACCCCTCCCAAGCCCCAACTACTGCCTCAAACTTCCAATTCTCTGCAGAACTTATACCatcacatttctttctcacacttcaaataaaaaaaactaaacattaatttTCACTTTCATGTGTTAGAAAAGTAAtatctattattttcattatatttctttaatatgatATTTTACTGTCCCAATCATTCAAGCTCAAAACGATCCATGCTGAATACATGTGCCTCAAATCCAACTTTCTCCTGGTCCTGTTGATTTGTCCTTAATGGAGAGTCTTGCTTTTTACAACTGACTATTTTCTTCCCTTGTGTCACCACTGTATTCAAAGCATCTTCATTTTGCCAGCATTCATGCAATGACCCTGATCTAAGCACCTTCTGGTGCCTCACAAGTGTAGGCACCTTCCAGAGTACCTCTCTGTGGACCAAGCCACTGCTCAAGACTGTGAGCAGAGCTCCACCTCTAACCTATTGAAGTCCAGGCATGATCCTGCTCTCTGTTTCCAGCTTTTCATCCTCAACCCCTTCTAAATAATTCCTACATTCCACCTCAACAGACAACTACAGATTGCCAACTATGACTTCTGTTTGCCCTTTTGGTTTTGCTCACACTGTTGCATTGACCTGGCTTACCTTTCTTCATACTCCTCTTGTCATCAAATGTTGTTGTCTTTCAGGACTCAGCTCAAACCTACTTCTGCCATTTAAGGGGTCCCAACTGACCCTCATGCCAGGTGATCCTTTCCCCTCTGGTTTCCTGCACCACATTTGTTTGGCCTGAGATGTGCTCCTTGGGTTGCATTTATGGTTCATGGCATACTCCCAACTGGTGTCCCTGCTTCTCTACCCAGCATCTGGAGAGTTAAGCATCTGGTCCAAGCATCTGGAATCTCAAGTCATATGATGTCACTCTTGGGCTCAAGATATGCCATTGGCTCCCAACACACCCAGAACTAGGCCAAACCCTTGCAAGGCCCCCAAACCCTATATGACCCACCCTCATGGATACCCTTCTCACACCCAATGCTTCAAGCTGGGTCCCAACCCTCTACTCTTACTCTAAATGTTTCTGCTATAAGAAACTCTTTATTCTTTCCTGGATCAAGCTAGACACACTTCTACCTTAGGACCTTTATCCTTCCCTCTTCATGGAGTGTTCTTCCTCCAGCTATCTTCATGGCTCACCCTCACTTCAGATCTTCACCAAATGTCACTGAGAACTTCTCTGCAAAGCCTCCCATGTTTCTATATATAGAAACATGTGTGCTGACTTaataaaataacccaattaaGTGACATGCTGCTGCAATCTCCAAGTTCTGAGAACAAAAATCCTGGGCCTCTCATTGAAGAAGCTGTTGTTCTTGACAACAGAACAGAATTCATGGCTGAATTCTTTCTTGTAAGGAAAAGTGAGTGATAAACTAATAAATActgtcaggaaaaaagaaagaaagaaatattttcaggtaTTTACAAATTACAAAGGTGTTCCTCACAAATGCATGATAGTAGTATCTAGGATACATTTGTGAAGGGTGTATTCATTTCTACTTTATCTGCCTGCAAAGAGAAAATGCAGAGACCTCACAAGACAGTCTCTCTGTGTGAAGGTAGGGTGATTTCCTACGCTATGATAGGCCTGCCCAGATCTATAGCCAGGGATATTGACTGTGTGAGCTTGTCCCTACATAGGGGAGCACACCCTGACTCATGCCTAAGGACTTGTGTCCTTAACACCAAAAATTCCCTGTTGTAGTGTATGTGTGTCCATGGTGGTTCTATAGGAGTAAATTGCTGATTCTACAGCTTTTAAATACTATCTTGGTCATATTAGATGTAGGATCACCCAACCAGCAGAACAAATAAGGTCCCTCAGACTTTACAGCTGAAGTTCCTCCTGTTCTGAGGATGTCCAGCCCTACCCTCTGTGTGTAGAGGCATTCAGCtgcatgcattttcttttttttttttaagtttatttattttgagagagagagagagcatgcacacaagcaggggaggggaagacagagagagggagagagaatcccaagcatgcaaAGCTCCATGTGGGggtcgagctcacaaactgtgaggtcatacctgaactgaaatcgagagccagacacttaaccaactgagccacccagtgccccagctgcatgcatattctctctctctctctctccctgtcaactCTGACAATTTCCACACTTCTATGTCTCATCAGAAATGCTTATAGCACACTTACGTCACAGTGtcttttcctagaaaaaaaattttttttgtataaacagaaattaaaacGGAAAACCATAAAGGACATCTGGAGTCCTGGGTCCAAGACACAGTTGTGTCACCACTAACTGTGGACCTTTTCCAGAATTTAGGCCCTTTACTGCAGAAGGATAATCACACATCCTCCaccactgcttttctttttcttttttttccagaaatggaaggcaattttctttttttttcaatatatgaagtttattgtcaaattggtttccatacaacacccagtgctcatcccaaaaggtgccctcctcaatacccatcacccaccttcccctccctcccacccccatcaaccctcagtttgttctcagtttttaacagtctcttatgctttggctctcttccactctaacctctttttttttccttcccctcccccatgggtttctgttaagtttctcagaatccacataagagtgaaaccatatggtatctgtatttctctgtatggcttatttcacttagcatcacactctccagttccatccatgttgctacaaagggccatatttcattctttctcattgccacgtagtactccattgtgtatataaaccacaatttctttatccattcatcagttgatggacatttaggctctttccataatttggctattgttgagagtgctgctataaacattggggtacaagtgcccctatgcatcagtactcctgtatcccttgggtaagttcctagcagtCCACCACTGCTTTTCTATGAGCCTCAATGAGAGTTTATATGGAGCTTACCAGGAAAGGTTTCTGCAAATGTAACTAGTACTAAGATACTATGTTGGCCACAAATGATGTTTCTCTCCCTATCCTGAGTGGCTCAAATGAATTCTGATTCTTGTACCCACTGCATACTTAGCATTTCCACTTGAATGCCCAATGGTCTTATCCCACCTGAAGCGACCAAACTGAGCTCTTGGTCTCCAGTGGAAAAACGTCTGCTTTAAACTTCTCAACTTCATTAATGTCAGGTCTCTCTAGTTTCTCAGGAGATAATACACGGGTCATCTTgaatcctttccttccttctcacatCCCAACCACCAGAAACTGCTGCTGGCTTTTCACTCCTGACCACTTTTTACTCCTGCCAGCTTCCAACTGACCACATCACTGTTACTGCTTTTCTAGATCATAACAATGACCCCTAAATGAACTTGCCTCCCATTTCACCCTTGCTCCCACGCTAGTCTCTTTGTCACTTAGCACTGGAATGAACCCATCTCAGACTAAAGCTAGACATTTTTGGCCAGCCTTCCGTCACCAccaatacttcctttttttttttttttttttttggctatccCTGAAACTCCCTTGACTCCTCCGGTTCATGGCCCACCAGCCCCTGCTTGGGTTCCTCTCACACAGCAGGCAGACACCAGCCTCAGAACCCCTGacactttctcctccttcttcatgGAAGGTTCTTTCCAGATATGGTCCACATTGTTCCCTCACATCCTCCTCACATTCTCAACCAGGACCTCCTTAAAACCCATTTGGAGTTCAAATCCTTTCTTCCCTGTTCCTTCTTTGCCTTATATTTCTCACAGTACTTAACACTACCAGGCATGCCACATTTAATTCACTTGGATTTGTTCTCTGCTTTACCAATGAAAAcctatatttcccttttttttttaagaacctatATTCCTGATGCCACTTTTGCTCATGACAGGATAACTGGCTCCAAAAAAGGTGCCTGGCATATATTATGTCCtcagtaaatattgttgaatTAATAATTGTAACGTGCAAACAACTCAAGAAACTATCATAGCATCTCACATGCTCATTTCCTGCTTTCTAAATTTATATCTCTCTGTTTAATTAGTGGCTTCATTGTCTCTCTAGAAAGAAGTCACCTTGTCTCTATAATATTCTTTTGGGGACAAGGTGATTCCATGTCTCCTTTcagccctttccttcctccccttcacgTGCACCTCTCCcgactcatgctttgtctttcagCTTTAGATCATTATTCAACCCAGGAACCCATCACTAAGCCTTGAatctacagagaagaaaagaggaaagggaaaaaaataatgagacatttagaaaaaaaaaaaggagagaaatatataaaaggaagAGGACTAGAAGAAAGAGTGAGAAGAAACATAACACTACAAAGAATATGCTcaacccctgcccctctgccgcaAAAGGAGGGAAACAAGATCCTGAAGGAGGGAGACaataagaggaagaagaaatgctgatatacaaatagaaatgaagaaatgaccTGCAAACAGTAATAAGAACTacaaggaagagagaagcaggTGATAGGAAAAAGACCCTCACTCACAGTCGAGTGGGTTTCCTGGAGGAAAACACATTCAACAGCTATCCTGTGGAGGAGTATCACTCTTCCCCTGAATTTGCATTTACTGTGTTAGAGTGGAGAGGAAGGAACCTCTCATTGGAGCTCTGATCTTCTTCTTAAgttccacccccaaccccaacctCTCAGCCATACTACGAACTCCTTAACTCTAATGGTGGATCTTAGACAGACAACAGCTTCTTAGCCAAGGGTAGAAGAAGAAAGGGGATTCAGCAGATGGCAGTAGGCAGATGGGGTCTATGCCAGGACTATATGTTCATGCCTACCTAGTGATGTCCATTCACCTTACATGGGCTGCTCTCAACCTGGATTGCAGGCTATTCCCACTGCCCATGCAATACTTAATACCAAACCTGATTGAGGAGGGTGAAGTTGTGGAGTCCTGGGGGAGACCACAAACTCCAGCCCTGGAACAAGAGCTCCCCAGCTGACAATTAAGGAAACTCGAACAGGGACCTTGGGGACAGAACTGGGAAGAGGGCCAGTGGGTACACTATGAGGAAAGGAAACCTGGTCAGGGGAGGGCCATGGGGAAGCAAGGGCACAGGAATGGGGAACaagtttcttggttttctatcTCCCACCACTGACACATTCCACACTTCCCCAGtgacccctcccccagtcactcaTGGGGGTCTACATCTAGTGACTGTCCTTGTAGGGTCTCCCAGCACCACACAATCCACATGTGTTCTTTAGTTGCCCCATGAAGTCAGCCTATATCTACAGAAAACCCATGATATGCAGAGCACTGGGTAATATGCTTGAATCAAAAGTAGGGGATGAACACTACCTTGgccccaaagattttataacccagtgggaaggaaagaagaatacCCTTCTTTATGAGTCAGGAGTGTCATGGGAGCCAGGTGTCATCCAAACACTCTCAGACATTTCTGTAAGCTCAGTGCTCTCTCAGTTTGCTATGGACAGTCTTATGATCTAGTTATTATGCCTGTCTTCCTTGTGTAATCTGTagaaccccctttccctctccagtGTGTCCCAGGTTGAACAATCAATTTTATAGTCATTCTAGCTTTGCCTTTATGTGTTATAGAACTATTCAATTTTTTCATTGTCCAGTATGTTTGCAATTTACTTACCAAACAATTAAATCACAAACTTATTTGTGTACTTACATCCTTACAACATGGAGGATTCAAATCCATAAATATGATAAATCTCTCCATTcagattctttaatttttcttagcatGTTTTGTACCACAAACTCTTCGCACATCTTATATTATGCTTATTACTTatatattatgaattttaaacattcattaaTTTCGATGTACATTAATTTCAAATGTACccaaaagtaaatagaaaattcCTACTATTCCTAGCTTGGCATCAGTGATC
It contains:
- the LOC123599369 gene encoding olfactory receptor 2V2, whose product is MEIWLNQSSTDDFILLGIFSHSPTDLVLFSVVMVVFTVALCGNVLLLFLIYGDPQLHTPMYFFLSQLSLMDLILVCTNVPKMVVNFLTGRKSISFVGCGIQIGLFVCLVGSEGFLLGFMAYDRYVAISHPLHYPVLMSQRVCLQIVGSSWAFGIIDGVIQMVVVMTFPYCGLREVNHFFCEMLSLLKLACIDTSIFENVIYACCVFMLFLPFSITVASYAFILRAVLLMRSAQAGKKALATCSSHLTAVSLFYGAAMFIYLRPRRYRVPSHDKVVSIFYTVLTPMLNPLIYSLRNRDVMRALRKGLDHCRISSQH